The following proteins come from a genomic window of Oscillatoria sp. FACHB-1407:
- a CDS encoding CHAT domain-containing protein, which yields MARKRSLFLDRVQSVLSQGLAQMTRKPSWRLRRRATVLLVIALLTTVVCVVAPTIATHPAVGMTEQSASNNPEALDQEGQRLYEAQRYSEAIAPLQQAIQGYAQQGKSVQQVMALRNLALVYQALGNWSAVDQTLTTGFNQLDVISEPDRSIVEARLLDLQGLAQLHQGQLEEALATWETATAIYQRSNDQEGLLRSQVNQAQALQSLGFYRRAIATLTPLTEQLQQQPDSATKAIAFRSLGDALQYVGAFDAARTALNESLVVGQRLQILEQVGATYLSLANTARAQGDFQVALDFYQSAESQSPSLLVQTQARLNRLSLSIEVEQYELAQSLVPQIAANLDQLPPSQALVYAKVNFAQSLVQLSDRTPTPRALQPSVLQAAQILSEARQQAQTLQNPRAESFVVGSLGSLYEKTQQWSESKQLTESALVLAQDARALDIAYRWQWQLGRLLKAEGKIEEAIAAYSAAVDSLQTLRTDLVAISPEVQLSFQEGVEPVHRELVSLLLTPNQGEPSQAKLEKARKVIESLQLAELDNFFREACLDATPVDIDNIDQQAAVIYPILLPDRLEVILRLPQQDLQRYSSSVPKATIERTIAQLRRSLTNRTSRTFLPLAQRMYDWIMRPAESTLADADVKTLVFVLDGSLRNVPMAVLNDGQKFLLEKYDLALTPGLQLLDPRPLERGEVSVLGAGLTAARQGFPALPNVVPELERIGQEVPTRTLVNESFTSPELKDAITSNPSTIVHMATHGKFGSTFDQTFILTWDGRIDINQLNGLLQNADLTQTNPIQLLVLSACQTAVGDNLAALGLAGMAVRAGARSTLATLWQVNDAATAMLMDKFYDGLINGGLTKAGALRQAQLEILAVPEFRRHPYYWAPYIIVGNWL from the coding sequence ATGGCAAGAAAACGGAGTCTATTTCTCGATCGTGTACAGTCCGTTTTAAGTCAGGGTTTAGCGCAAATGACACGTAAACCCAGTTGGCGATTGAGACGTAGAGCCACCGTATTGTTAGTGATCGCTCTGCTGACGACTGTGGTGTGTGTAGTGGCTCCGACGATCGCCACTCATCCTGCGGTTGGCATGACCGAACAGTCAGCCTCTAACAATCCGGAGGCACTGGATCAGGAAGGACAACGCCTCTACGAAGCACAACGGTACTCTGAGGCGATCGCCCCACTCCAACAAGCGATTCAAGGCTACGCCCAACAGGGCAAGTCGGTGCAACAGGTAATGGCATTGCGAAATCTGGCATTGGTCTATCAGGCATTGGGCAATTGGTCAGCCGTAGACCAAACCCTGACCACTGGCTTTAACCAACTGGACGTGATCAGTGAACCCGATCGCTCAATCGTTGAGGCGCGATTACTGGACTTGCAAGGCTTGGCGCAACTGCATCAGGGGCAACTGGAAGAGGCTCTTGCCACCTGGGAAACTGCGACTGCCATCTATCAACGGTCAAACGATCAGGAAGGTTTGCTGCGGAGCCAGGTGAATCAAGCACAAGCTCTGCAATCGTTGGGGTTTTATCGTCGGGCGATCGCTACCCTCACTCCGCTAACAGAACAGTTGCAACAACAGCCCGACTCGGCGACCAAAGCCATTGCATTTCGCAGTTTGGGAGATGCCTTACAGTATGTTGGAGCCTTTGATGCGGCACGAACCGCCTTAAACGAGAGTTTAGTGGTCGGTCAACGTCTGCAAATTTTGGAGCAAGTCGGCGCGACCTATCTCAGTTTGGCAAATACTGCTCGTGCTCAAGGTGATTTTCAGGTTGCGCTGGATTTCTATCAATCGGCAGAATCTCAAAGCCCATCTCTGTTAGTACAGACGCAGGCAAGACTGAATCGGCTCAGCTTATCCATTGAGGTGGAACAATATGAACTGGCTCAATCTCTCGTCCCTCAAATTGCAGCCAATCTGGATCAACTGCCCCCCAGCCAAGCCCTCGTTTATGCAAAGGTGAACTTTGCTCAAAGCCTGGTGCAGTTGAGCGATCGCACTCCCACACCCAGAGCACTGCAACCGTCGGTTCTACAGGCGGCACAAATTCTCAGCGAGGCTCGACAACAGGCTCAAACGCTGCAAAATCCACGAGCAGAGTCCTTTGTTGTAGGGAGTTTGGGGAGTTTGTATGAGAAGACCCAACAGTGGTCAGAATCCAAACAACTGACTGAATCGGCTCTTGTGTTAGCGCAGGATGCCCGTGCTCTGGACATTGCCTATCGCTGGCAGTGGCAACTGGGACGGTTGCTCAAAGCTGAAGGCAAAATCGAGGAGGCGATCGCTGCCTACAGTGCCGCTGTGGATAGTCTGCAAACCCTCCGTACTGATTTAGTGGCTATCAGTCCAGAGGTGCAACTGTCGTTTCAAGAGGGAGTGGAACCTGTTCACCGAGAGTTGGTCAGCCTCCTGCTCACCCCGAATCAAGGTGAACCCAGTCAGGCAAAACTTGAAAAAGCCCGCAAGGTGATCGAGTCGTTGCAATTGGCAGAGTTGGATAACTTCTTTCGAGAAGCGTGTCTGGATGCGACCCCGGTTGATATTGACAATATCGATCAACAAGCGGCTGTTATTTACCCAATCCTGTTGCCTGATCGCTTAGAAGTGATCCTGCGGTTGCCCCAGCAAGACCTGCAACGATATTCCAGTTCAGTACCAAAGGCAACGATAGAGAGAACCATTGCTCAATTGCGGCGATCGCTCACGAATCGTACGAGTCGTACGTTTCTGCCATTGGCTCAACGGATGTACGACTGGATCATGCGTCCCGCAGAATCGACATTGGCAGACGCAGATGTGAAAACACTGGTCTTTGTGCTGGATGGTTCGCTCAGAAACGTGCCTATGGCAGTGCTCAATGATGGACAGAAGTTCCTTTTAGAGAAATATGATTTAGCTCTCACACCGGGGTTGCAACTCTTAGATCCGCGTCCTTTAGAACGGGGTGAGGTGAGTGTTTTAGGCGCGGGATTGACGGCGGCTCGTCAGGGATTTCCGGCATTGCCCAATGTTGTACCGGAGCTAGAACGGATTGGGCAGGAGGTTCCAACCCGCACGTTGGTGAATGAGAGCTTTACAAGCCCTGAGTTGAAAGATGCAATCACCTCAAATCCGTCCACCATTGTGCATATGGCAACACATGGCAAATTTGGCTCAACCTTTGATCAAACGTTTATCTTGACCTGGGATGGACGAATTGACATTAATCAACTCAACGGGTTGCTGCAAAACGCTGACTTGACCCAAACCAATCCCATTCAACTACTGGTCTTGAGTGCGTGTCAGACCGCAGTAGGTGACAATCTGGCAGCGTTAGGACTTGCTGGAATGGCGGTGAGAGCAGGGGCAAGAAGCACGTTGGCAACGCTGTGGCAAGTCAATGATGCAGCAACTGCCATGCTGATGGATAAATTTTACGACGGGTTGATCAACGGCGGTTTAACGAAAGCAGGGGCATTGCGACAGGCTCAACTGGAAATCCTTGCCGTTCCTGAATTTCGTAGGCATCCCTATTACTGGGCACCTTACATCATTGTTGGTAACTGGTTGTAA
- a CDS encoding ShlB/FhaC/HecB family hemolysin secretion/activation protein, which yields MGLVAGMVESCGAATLPKISDVARLSEYSKVSDVAPVGNVKLSPATPAGVEGSSIIHSVSDASAAPILLGQALPPDTLRPPSRDRLPEPQPLLPPPDTLLQPVPTPVPLPEPVAPPTTDEDRLFVREFEIIGNTVFTPDELATVTAPYANRSLTFAELLEVRSAITQLYVDRGYINSGAYIPPQTPVDGVLRIEVVEGEIEQFNITGTRRLRPSYVSDRLRLRAGTPFNLNQLVEGLRLLQLEPQIENITAELASSPRPGANILNVQVTEADPFSLQIVTNNGRSPAVGSWRRGVQVNQANLLGVGDTLSVGYTNTRGSNAADLLYTVPINPRNGTLSFSVGIADSSVIEEPFNVLDIQSDSRYYELTYRQPLVQTPTEEFALSLTASRQESRSEYLEDIVGESIPFPVAGSDAEGRTRLSILQFSQDWTHRGNREVLAARSQFSFGLDALDATVNEVGPDGRFFSWRGQGQWVRLLAPDTLFLLRGEVQLADSSLVSLEQFGLGGQTTVRGYRQDTLLTDNGVLVSAEVRLPILRSRRLDGVLQIVPFIDFGSGWNANDPQPDPRTLLSAGLGLQWQMQDTLTARIDWGIPLVDVSQEGDTWQENGVYFSIVYSPF from the coding sequence ATGGGGCTAGTAGCAGGTATGGTAGAGAGTTGTGGTGCGGCAACCCTACCCAAGATCAGCGATGTGGCAAGACTGTCCGAATATTCCAAGGTGTCAGACGTTGCCCCTGTAGGAAACGTAAAACTAAGCCCTGCAACCCCTGCTGGAGTGGAGGGGTCATCCATAATCCATTCTGTTTCTGATGCCAGTGCTGCCCCTATTCTCTTGGGTCAAGCCTTACCTCCAGATACACTTCGACCCCCATCACGCGATCGCCTACCAGAACCACAGCCTCTACTACCACCACCCGACACATTGCTGCAACCTGTGCCAACGCCAGTTCCGTTGCCGGAGCCAGTTGCTCCCCCGACGACCGATGAGGACAGGTTGTTTGTCCGGGAGTTTGAAATCATAGGCAACACCGTCTTCACCCCAGATGAGTTGGCAACCGTGACTGCTCCCTATGCAAACCGGAGCCTAACGTTTGCAGAACTGTTAGAGGTGCGATCGGCGATTACGCAACTGTATGTCGATCGCGGTTACATCAACTCTGGAGCTTACATTCCCCCGCAAACCCCAGTGGATGGGGTTCTGAGAATCGAGGTGGTAGAAGGCGAAATTGAGCAGTTCAACATTACGGGTACTCGCCGCTTGCGACCCAGTTATGTGAGCGATCGCCTGCGTCTCAGGGCAGGAACCCCTTTCAACTTGAATCAATTAGTTGAGGGCTTGCGGTTGCTGCAATTGGAACCTCAAATTGAAAATATCACCGCTGAGTTAGCCTCTAGCCCCCGTCCTGGGGCAAATATTTTGAATGTGCAGGTGACAGAAGCTGATCCCTTTAGTCTGCAAATCGTGACAAATAATGGGCGATCGCCTGCGGTCGGTAGTTGGCGGCGAGGTGTGCAGGTAAACCAGGCGAACTTGCTGGGTGTGGGGGATACGCTCAGTGTGGGCTACACCAACACCAGAGGTAGCAATGCAGCGGATTTGCTCTACACAGTGCCGATCAATCCCCGCAATGGCACGTTGAGTTTTAGTGTTGGTATTGCCGATAGCTCGGTCATTGAGGAACCGTTTAATGTCCTCGATATCCAGTCAGACTCCCGCTACTACGAACTCACCTATCGTCAACCTCTCGTACAAACACCAACTGAGGAATTTGCCCTGAGCTTGACTGCCTCTCGCCAGGAAAGCCGTAGCGAGTATCTGGAAGACATTGTGGGCGAATCAATTCCCTTTCCGGTCGCGGGATCTGACGCCGAAGGGCGAACTCGCCTATCGATCCTGCAATTCTCACAGGACTGGACACACCGAGGCAACCGAGAAGTCTTGGCTGCCCGCTCTCAATTTAGCTTTGGCTTAGATGCTCTGGATGCAACGGTTAATGAGGTTGGACCCGATGGGCGTTTCTTTAGCTGGCGAGGGCAGGGGCAGTGGGTAAGGCTCCTGGCTCCCGATACGCTGTTTTTATTGCGGGGAGAGGTGCAGTTAGCCGATAGTAGCCTCGTGTCGTTAGAGCAATTTGGTTTGGGTGGGCAAACGACAGTGCGGGGCTATCGTCAAGACACGCTTTTAACCGATAACGGAGTGCTCGTTTCGGCGGAGGTGCGCTTGCCCATTTTGCGATCGCGCCGTCTGGATGGAGTGTTGCAAATCGTTCCCTTCATCGATTTTGGCAGTGGCTGGAATGCAAATGATCCCCAACCTGATCCGAGAACGCTACTGTCAGCAGGACTGGGGCTTCAGTGGCAGATGCAAGATACGTTAACTGCCCGAATTGATTGGGGTATTCCACTCGTTGATGTCAGCCAGGAGGGAGACACATGGCAAGAAAACGGAGTCTATTTCTCGATCGTGTACAGTCCGTTTTAA
- a CDS encoding caspase family protein encodes MRQTRRAFLQQLGMTLGALSFSDLSLSVLTRYQQALAQPTQRKLALLVGINQYPEQVCDYVPVRGNALNGCLTDVELQRELLIHRFGFQPSDILTLTDQQATRQAIEEAFVSHLIEQAHAGDVVVFHFSGLGSRVKVDATTDAIQNSLVPIDGVLPTEENPAIHDLLLDTLNLLVRSLPTDQVTTVLDLSYADLNKVTQNNLRIRSRPSTPTGQLNDRELAFQEQLLSRLKLSRNALANPRLEYPGITLTAARSQQGAIEAQWSGFSAGLFTYALTQQLWQSTPTTTVRVTFNQVVHLMNQSAGDEQQPQLSGAKGQGSDTAYHLATLTPAADGVVTAIEDDGKTLQLWMGGLQSSVLDYYGSNTVLALEPQDESVAVTVSDRPQDSTPLSSDSELSASPASTSHLLQVRSREGLIVRARLLNPTAPITPTVGQFVRETVRLLPRNISLGIALDSTLERIERVDATSAFAAVPKVSTVVGAEQPADYVFGRAMPDAQTVATDLSHSSDVHLAGVMPNSDVSPKGKYGLFNLGRAAIPNTLIQGDEAVKTAVNRLTPQLRSLLAMKLLRLIHNSDSSRLGVRATLEVIAPQEQIIAQQESSRAPWTLPQSKLAQRLTPDSSIPTIAIGSHVRYRLQNYGDRPVYFTLLGTDTRSGAIALYPLSPTEIDQPDLQNKIAPGETVLLPPPAPAPAWVINGPAGLTETHLVFSRAPLTQCTAMLDTAVGSNNTVYRVGALANPLEVVHALLQDLHQASVAVRSTSPSGAIAPVIDPPSDAYLLSVDVWAGLSFAYRVT; translated from the coding sequence ATGAGACAGACACGACGAGCTTTTCTTCAACAACTGGGAATGACGCTGGGTGCTCTTAGCTTCAGCGACCTGAGCTTGTCGGTACTAACCCGCTATCAGCAAGCCTTAGCACAGCCCACTCAGCGAAAATTGGCGTTGTTAGTTGGGATTAACCAATATCCAGAGCAGGTATGTGACTACGTCCCGGTGCGGGGGAATGCCTTGAATGGGTGTCTCACTGATGTCGAGTTGCAGCGAGAGCTATTGATCCATCGGTTTGGGTTTCAACCGAGTGACATTTTGACATTGACTGACCAGCAAGCCACTCGTCAGGCGATCGAAGAAGCGTTTGTGTCCCATTTGATTGAGCAAGCTCATGCGGGTGATGTGGTTGTGTTTCACTTCAGTGGCTTGGGCAGTCGGGTAAAAGTCGATGCCACAACGGATGCAATACAAAACAGCCTTGTCCCGATTGATGGAGTTTTGCCAACCGAGGAGAACCCAGCCATTCATGACTTGTTACTGGACACATTGAATTTGTTGGTGCGATCGCTCCCCACAGATCAGGTCACCACTGTCTTAGATTTGAGCTACGCCGATCTCAATAAAGTCACTCAGAACAACTTGCGCATCCGTTCTCGCCCCAGCACCCCCACAGGACAACTCAACGATCGGGAACTGGCATTTCAAGAGCAGCTTTTGAGCCGACTGAAACTCTCTCGTAACGCCCTTGCCAATCCACGTTTAGAGTATCCCGGCATCACACTGACGGCTGCTCGTAGCCAACAAGGGGCGATCGAGGCACAGTGGAGTGGCTTTAGTGCGGGGTTGTTTACCTACGCGCTGACTCAACAACTCTGGCAATCCACCCCTACGACCACCGTGCGGGTTACCTTTAATCAAGTCGTCCATCTGATGAACCAGAGTGCAGGCGACGAACAGCAACCTCAACTCAGTGGCGCGAAGGGTCAGGGTTCTGACACAGCTTATCACCTCGCCACGTTGACCCCTGCTGCTGATGGGGTTGTCACCGCGATCGAAGACGATGGCAAAACGCTACAGCTTTGGATGGGTGGCTTACAGAGCAGCGTGCTGGATTATTACGGCAGTAACACGGTATTGGCACTGGAACCCCAAGACGAATCGGTTGCGGTCACTGTCAGCGATCGCCCCCAAGACTCCACTCCACTATCTTCTGACTCTGAATTGTCAGCCTCACCCGCTTCAACAAGTCATTTATTACAGGTGCGATCGCGAGAGGGATTAATCGTCAGAGCACGACTCCTAAACCCCACTGCACCAATAACCCCAACAGTCGGTCAGTTTGTGCGGGAAACTGTGCGCCTGTTGCCTCGTAATATCAGCCTCGGCATCGCTCTCGACTCAACCTTAGAGCGGATTGAGCGCGTGGATGCGACCAGTGCCTTTGCGGCGGTGCCCAAGGTGTCAACCGTCGTGGGTGCAGAGCAACCGGCCGATTATGTTTTTGGTCGAGCGATGCCCGATGCCCAGACGGTTGCGACTGATTTAAGCCATTCATCGGACGTGCATCTTGCGGGAGTGATGCCCAATAGCGATGTCTCCCCTAAAGGGAAGTATGGACTGTTTAATTTGGGACGGGCGGCTATTCCCAACACACTCATTCAAGGGGATGAAGCTGTTAAAACGGCTGTCAACCGTCTGACGCCTCAGTTGCGATCGCTCCTGGCGATGAAACTGTTGCGGTTAATCCATAATTCGGATTCCTCTCGGTTGGGAGTGCGGGCAACCCTGGAAGTCATTGCTCCCCAAGAGCAAATCATTGCCCAACAAGAGAGTAGCCGTGCCCCTTGGACTTTGCCCCAAAGCAAGTTAGCGCAGCGTTTGACACCCGATAGCAGCATCCCAACGATCGCCATTGGTAGCCACGTTCGATATCGCTTGCAAAACTACGGCGATCGCCCGGTGTACTTCACGTTGTTAGGTACAGATACTCGCAGTGGTGCGATCGCCCTGTACCCACTATCGCCTACAGAGATAGATCAGCCCGACCTCCAAAACAAAATTGCTCCCGGAGAGACCGTGCTGCTTCCTCCTCCTGCACCTGCCCCTGCATGGGTGATCAACGGTCCCGCAGGCTTGACCGAAACCCATCTGGTATTCAGTCGTGCCCCATTGACGCAATGCACTGCGATGCTGGATACAGCTGTTGGTTCTAACAATACGGTCTATCGAGTGGGGGCACTGGCGAATCCCTTAGAGGTTGTTCACGCTCTGCTACAGGACTTACATCAAGCCAGTGTGGCAGTACGAAGCACGTCTCCCTCTGGGGCGATCGCCCCCGTGATTGACCCACCCTCAGATGCTTATCTGTTGAGCGTCGATGTCTGGGCAGGGTTAAGCTTTGCCTATCGAGTGACGTAG
- the rlmN gene encoding 23S rRNA (adenine(2503)-C(2))-methyltransferase RlmN → MTATSSHNQTDASRSDAPTQSDSPTQARGVKPLLGLSLAELTEWVQQQGQPAYRGKQLHQWIYQQGARSLADISVFSKQWRSQVAEVPIGRSQLHYRSAAPDGTVKFLLRMQDGQIIETVGIPTEKRLTVCVSSQVGCPMACDFCATGKGGFIRNLATHEIVDQVLTVQEDFGQRVSNIVFMGMGEPLLNVENVLVAVRSLNTDVGIGQRSITISTVGIPGHIRRLADQHLQATLAISLHAPNQALREQLIPSARHYPLSALLEECRDYVKQTGRRVTFEYILLGNLNDRPEHADELAQELHGFQSHVNLIPYNPIKEVDYERPTPRRIQAFVKALQDRHIAVSVRRSRGLEADAACGQLRASQIKISA, encoded by the coding sequence ATGACAGCGACCAGTTCCCATAACCAAACTGATGCATCTAGAAGTGATGCACCCACACAGAGCGATTCCCCCACGCAAGCCCGTGGAGTCAAACCTCTGTTAGGGTTGTCGCTGGCGGAGTTGACCGAGTGGGTGCAGCAGCAAGGACAACCCGCCTATCGCGGCAAACAGTTGCACCAGTGGATCTATCAACAGGGGGCGCGATCGCTGGCAGATATTTCGGTATTTTCAAAACAGTGGCGATCGCAGGTGGCAGAGGTTCCCATTGGGCGATCGCAACTCCACTACCGTTCAGCAGCACCGGATGGTACGGTCAAGTTTTTGTTGCGAATGCAGGACGGGCAAATTATTGAAACCGTTGGGATTCCTACAGAGAAGCGGTTAACGGTGTGTGTGTCTTCTCAAGTAGGTTGCCCGATGGCGTGTGACTTTTGCGCTACGGGTAAGGGAGGATTTATCCGCAACCTGGCAACCCACGAAATTGTTGATCAGGTATTGACCGTGCAGGAGGATTTTGGGCAACGGGTCAGCAACATTGTGTTTATGGGCATGGGAGAGCCTCTGTTAAACGTAGAAAACGTATTAGTCGCCGTGCGATCGCTCAACACCGATGTCGGCATTGGGCAACGTTCTATCACCATATCGACTGTAGGCATCCCCGGTCACATTCGCCGATTGGCTGACCAACACCTGCAAGCCACTCTGGCAATTAGTCTTCATGCTCCCAATCAGGCATTACGAGAACAACTCATCCCCAGTGCTCGCCATTATCCCCTCAGTGCCTTGCTGGAAGAGTGCCGGGACTATGTTAAACAGACTGGGCGACGAGTCACTTTTGAATACATTCTGTTGGGCAACTTGAACGATCGCCCAGAACATGCCGACGAACTGGCACAGGAGTTACATGGCTTTCAGAGCCACGTCAATCTGATTCCCTACAATCCCATTAAGGAAGTAGATTACGAACGTCCTACGCCCCGTCGCATTCAAGCGTTTGTTAAAGCATTGCAAGACCGTCATATTGCTGTCAGCGTTCGCCGCTCTAGAGGGTTAGAGGCGGATGCAGCTTGTGGGCAATTGCGGGCGTCTCAAATCAAAATTTCTGCCTAG